CTTCAAAACTGGGGTGGCCAACCACCTCAAGATTTTCGTGGTCAGCCCGGTATTGCTCGGCGGCCCGGTAAGAATCGGTTACCGCCGGCCCTAAGGTGTGAATCTTCATATTAATAACCCCGCAGTTCTTCTCGATAGGCCGCTAACTGTTCTTGCAGCCGGGCCAGGTTGTCAGCGTTAAAGCTGTTAGTCAAGGCCTTGGCTAATTCGATGGCGACCACGTTTTCAATCACGATCGAAGCCGGCACGATCGCGGTAGTGTCGGAACGCTCGACGCTGGCCTTTTCCACTTCCTTGGTCACCACGTTAACCGTCTTGAGTGCCTTGTAAAGGGTCGGGATCGGCTTCATGGCCGCGTTAATAATCAGGGGCATCCCGTTGGTCATCCCACCTTCCAAGCCCCCGAGGTGGTTGGATAAACGGTGGTAGCCATCGGCGTCGTGGCTAATCTCGTCCATCCCCTGACTGCCGGGGTGGCGACTGATCTCAAAGCCGTCGCCAATGCTAACCCCCTTCATGGCGTTGACCCCCATCACGGCGGCGGCCAACTGACCATCTAGCTTGGTATCCCAGGAAACGTAGCTCCCGATACCGGCCGGCATCCCGTTAACGACCACCCGGATCCAACCGCCCAGAGTATCGCCCGCACGCCGGGTCTGGTCAATTAGGTCGTGAAGTTCCGCTACCCGGTCTTGAGCAAGGATCCGCAGGTCGTTTTGGGTGATGGCGTCTTTAATTTCACTCACCGTTTGGGGCTTAGTTAGGTCGGTGTCGACCGGGCCGATTGCTTGGACGTAGCCGACCAAGGTCACCCCCAAGGCGGCCAGTAGTTGTTCACAGACGTTGCCAACCGCCACCCGGATCGCCGTCTCGCGGGCCGAAGAACGTTCCAAGACGTTGCGCAGGTCGCGGTGACGGTACTTCATCCCCCCCACCAGGTCGGCGTGGCCGGGCCGGGGCCGCTCCACCTTGCGTAGGGTGTTTTCCGCGGTGGCTGGGCTGGTTGGGTGCATGATCGACGACCAATGGGCGTGGTCACGATTTTTCACCACGAGGGTGATCGGTGACCCTAGGGTAAGGCCGTGGCGGACCCCACCCAGAATCTCAACCTGGTCGTGTTCAATCTGTTGCCGACTGCCCCGGCCATACCCACCTTGGCGGCTTGCCAAATCGGCGTTGATTTGGTCCACGTCAATGGCTAGACCGGCCGGAATTCCTTCAATAATTGCGGTTCCTTGGGGGCCGTGTGATTCACCGGCCGTGAGGTAAGTTAACATAATTTTTTCCTTTCTAGTTGCTTGGCTTGATCCATGATCGTGGTAAAAACTTGCGCTACGGCGGGTTGGTAATCCTCGTTTGCCACTAGGTCGACCACCCGCTTCAATACCGCCCGTTCCCGGGTTGGATCAAAGACCGGCGCCCCGCTTGCTTGCTTCGTGCGGGCAACCGCCTCAACGATTTCAAACCTTTGCTTTAAAAGGGCGACGAGCCGTTCGTCGACTTGGTTGATCTGGTTACGGAGCTGCTCTAACTCAGCCATGGTGACGCCCCCTTTCGCTAATCAAAACGACGAGCATCAGGGCGCTACCGATTAACCCCACCACTAGGTCACCGGTCATCGCCGCCCGCATGCTAGTGGTTGACAAGACCCCGGTAATTAGCGGAACGGTGAAGGAAGCAATACTACCAAAGAAGTAGTACACCCCGGTGACCATCCCCCGGTGGTGCGGGAAGAAGCGCATGAACAGGGTCAAACCGACTTGCATGATTCCCCCGGCGGCACTAATCCCGAAGACGAAGCTAGCCACCTGCACCATCACGGTACTGGTGCCAACCAGGACCCCTAACAAGGCGAGGACGGCAATCACGTTCATGCTAATCAACAGGTGGGTCTCCTTGACGTTGCGTTTTAAGAGGGCAAAGATCAACATTACCCCGCTGATCGAACCCAGGCTGTAAAGCGACAAGAGAAAGTGGGCCTGACCGTCGGAAAAGTTCAAGCTGTCAGCGGCAAAGAGGGAGATCCACTGGGTAAACCAGATCATCACCGCCATGGAGGTGTACCCGTATAAGACCAAAGCGATCGTGGTCACCCAGTTTGGTTTAACCTTTTTTTCTCCGCTGCCTTCTTGGGCCGGACTTTGGTTAGGCAGGGGGAAGGACAGGGGCAAGATCAAGACGAAGTTGATGACCACCAGGGCGGCCATGGTCATAAAGGACCAGCCAAACCATAGCCCGTTGGCCGTTAGTTGGGCGATGAGCAGTGGCAAGACGAACTCGCCAGCCGACATGAAAGCCTTGATTAAGATCGTGGCCGCGCCGTTACCGCCGTTTAGTTCAACGAAGGTGGTGTAGGTGCCGGCATCGAGGGCCGAGTTGGCAATCCCGGCCAGGATCGCGAAGAAGTAGGCGACGTAAATGTTGTGGCTGAAGGGGATTCCGATCGCAAAGGCTAGGTAGGCGCTCATCCCCAGCAAGACAAAGGCCTTACGGCTAAATAAGTCAGCTAAAAACCCGGTAATCAGGTAGGACAAGAGGCGCCCGATCCCAACTCCTGAAATAACAAAGGAGACAATTTTCAGGGGGCTGTTCCAAGCCGCCCCCAGGCTAGTCATGTTCTGGGCCAAGATAATTAGCCCGAACCCGTGAATGAAGTAGTTGATGTACAGCAACCAGGCCAAGCGGGCCCGGTGAATGGTGGGTGCCTTGACGGTTAAATTAGATTCCATGTTCATTCCTCCAAAGGTATAAAAAAACCGGCTAAACTAAGACGTTGCTCAGTCTAGCCGGTAATCACCAAAGGAAATGAAAGTGAGAGATGTCGCCACCATTCCTTGCTAGACTGCCCTAGCAAGGAAGTACCAAAAACCCTTGCTTAGGTCTGAACGTCGTCGTCCGGACCTAAGCGGTGCGGACGCTATTCGAAATAAGCAAAGGAAAAATAGCTGTTCGTAAGGTGGGTTAATTGATTCATGGTGGTGTTCCTCCTTCAAGTTGATAACTACATTAAAACATTCTCATTTAATCTCGTCAAGGATCAATTCTTATTATTTTATTCTAATTATTCGCAAGGAGTACTCCGGTCGACACACCGCCAGCTGTTGGTTGGTTTCCGCACCACCTTTGTTTAGTGTGTCACGTCTTTCCCCCCTAATTACACGCAAAAAAGGGACCACCCTCACCAGAGCGGTCCCCTTTAAATTAATGAATATTAACGTGGCAAAATTGCTAGACTGGTTACCTGAGCGCAACTAATCAACTAGTCGTTTTTGCCTAATCAACGCCACCCATTAAGTTGTGGATCCGTTTAACGAAGAACATCAGGATGATCCCAAAGGCAATCGAAACGACCCCCACGGCGATGAAGTACGGTACTTCGGTCGCCGATGAGTAGTACTTAACGATTTGGGCGTTGACGGCTTGGCCAACTGAATCGGCCATGTACCATAAACTCATCATTTGAGACTTGAAGGCCTTAGGGGCCAACTTGGTCGTTACCGACAAGCCAATTGGCGAGTTCAGCATTTCCCCAATTTCGACTAAGAACCAGGAACCGACCAGCCACAGCGGTGAAACCCGGCCGGCCGTTCCAAAGAGCATCCCCGGAATTGCCATCCAAACGTAGGATAACCCGGAAAAGACCAACGCCCAAGCGAACTTCCCCGGTGAAGTCGGTTGCTTTTTCCAGTGGTCCCATAAGAGGACGAAGGCCGGCGTCAGTAGCATGATAAAGAGTGGGTTTAAGGTTTGGAAGTTAGCGGCGGCAAAGTGCCACCCCCCGATGTGCAAGACCGTCCGTTGCTCGGCAAAGAGGGCCAAGACCACGGAACCGGACTCTTCAATCCCCCAGAAGATGGCGGCGGCAATGAAGAGCGGGATGTAGGCAACCACCCGCTTGCGTTCTAACTTAGTGACCTTCTTTGAGTGCAGCATCATTACGAAGTAAACGATTGGCATAGCAATGGCGATCATCGTGATTAAGTTGATGACACCGTTAACGTTGAAGCTGTGGAAGACAGCCATGAGCCCCAGGACCGCCACTAAGGCGATGACGATCACCGCCGCCCACTTGATTACCGTCTTTTTCTCCGCTTCTGTCAGCGGATCGTCCGGGGTCAGGCTACCTTCGGGTAAGTACTTTTTACCGTCCCAAATGTATTGGAGCAAGCCAAAGAACATCCCAATCGCCGCTAGGGCGAAGCCGGCGTGAAAGTTTTGCTCGCTACCAAAGAGGTGGAGACCAAAGCCGCCAGCGGCCCACGGCACCGCCCACGGGGCAACGACGGCCCCCAGGTTGATCCCGAAAACAAACATCGAAAAACCAGCGTCACGGCGCCGGTCGTTTTCCGCATACAAGTCCCCGACCATTGACGAAGCGGACGGGTTTAACAGCCCCGACCCAATCACAATGAAGACAATTGAACCATACAGGGCGCTCACCCCAAAGGGCAAGGAGAGGCAGATGTGGCCCAGCATGATGGAAAAGCCCCCTAAAAAAACGGTCCGGCGCGTTCCCCAGACCCGGTCGGCCAGCCAGCCCCCGACAATCGTCGAAATGTAGACTAAGGAGCCATAAATTGACATAATCGAGGCAGCCGTAGTCTGGTTAATTCCCAGGCCGCCCTTAGTAACGGCGTAATACATGTAAAAAAGTAGGATTGCCCGCATCCCGTAGTAGGAAAACCGTTCCCACATGACGGTGAAAAAGAGGGTCGAAAGCCCCCGCGGTTGGCCAAAGAAGGCCGTATCCGTTTGTCGATCCATTAGATATCTCCCATCTGAATGTATAATTATTAACAATAGGTTCAATTATACAACCATTGCATATTGGGTCAAGAGAATGGGCTTAGTTGAACGCTTCCAAGAAAAAAATACCAAGAAATTCACCAAAATCACTTGCATTTTAGAACGACTCCGGGTAAGATAATTAAGTAATTTAATTGGGCTATAGCCAAGTGGTAAGGCAACGGTTTTTGGTACCGTCATGCGCTGGTTCGAACCCAGCTAGCCCAATAGTATGGCGGTCACGGTTTCGTGATCGCCATTTTTTGTTATTAAAGGAGGAATTTCAATGTCATTACCGTTTCAGGCAGTCACCTTTGATATGGACGCTACCTTCGTCCACGACGATAAGAGCTACGACCACGCCCGTTTTGAACGTATCTTATCCCAACTTGAGGACCAGGGGGTCAAGGTAATCGTGTCGTCTGGCAACCAATACGAGTGCCTCACCAATTACTTCCCGGACACTAAGGAGCGCCTCTACTTCGTGTCCGAAAACGGCGCCCACGTGGTCTACCAAGGCCAAGATCTGGTGCAGACCACGGTTGAGCAAGCCGTCGCTGACGAGGTGATTCGGTTCTTGTGTAATGACTTGAAGATCACCCCTTCCCTCTCCGGGGTTAAGCACGGCTACGTTTACGCTAAACTCCCCGCCGCGACCCTTAGGCGCCAACAATTTTACTTCCCCAACCACGTACTGGTCGACGATTACAAGGACCTGCCGGCCGATCGCTACTATCAGCTCTCCTTTTTACTGGACCCAGCTAAGGTTGACGAACAATTGGCCGCCCTACAGGACCGCTTTGGCAATCAAGTTCGGATTACCCCGAGTGGTAACGGCTCCGTTGACGTAACCGTCCCGGGGATTAACAAGGCGACCGCCCTCAACGACTTGCTCTCCTCTTGGGGCCTTTCCGGTGCCGACCTGATCGCCTTTGGTGACGGCGGTAACGACGCCGAGATGCTCAAGCTCGCTAAGTTTGGGTACGCAATGAAAAACGCCGGCCCGGTTGCCATCGCCGCAGCTAACCACCGTACGGCCCTCGACAACAACCACGACGGTGTCTTGGCCGTCCTAGAAGACTACCTCACCAACCAAGGCTAACCCCAAGCCCCTCCAATGTGTTACAATTAAAGTTACACAAAGGAGGGATTTTTATGTTGATTACCGTCACCGGGGCAACCGGCCACCTGGGTCGCCGGATTGTCCATCAACTAAGCAAAACTCTTTCGCCCAATCAAATTCGGATTGGCGCCCACAACCCTAGCAAAGCCGCCGCTCTAAAGGAAGCTGGCTTTCAGGTTGCCCACTTAGACTACCAAGATCCCGCTACCCTGACTCCCGCCCTGGCCGGGAGCGACGTGGTCGTTTACGTCCCGTCGTTAACCTACAGTTTGACCGGCCGGGTAACGGAACTGGAGAACCTGTTAACGGCGATCAAGGATCGCTAACGTCCCTTCCATCGTCGCGGTCTCTTTTTTTACCGATCAAGCCAATAACCCCTTCCGGATGGCGCCCTTTTACGCCTACTTACCTCCCCGCTTAGCCGGGAGTGGGCTTAACTACGCCGTCATCAAAAACAGCCTCTACGCCGACCCACTGGTTCCTTACCTACCGGAACTGATTGAACGGCAGAACGTTATTTACCCGGTTGGCGACCAACCAATGTCTTTTATTTCCCAGGAAAACTCCGCCGAGGCAATCGCTAAGGTCGCCTTAACCCCCGCCCTGCGGGATCACCACCAAACCTACCTCCTTAGCCAGTCAACCAGCCTCCCAATGACCGAACTAGCCGCCATCATGACTAAGGTTAGCGGCCACCGAATTGGTTACCAGCCGGTTTCGGTTGCTGAGTTCGCCCGGTTATACCGAGAAGAAGGGGATGGTGACGAACTGGCCTCGATGTACCAAGCTGGTGCCATGGGCCTGTTGAGCGGAACTAGTGATGACTTTTGGACCATCACCGGCCACGCCCCCACGTCAATGGCTGATTTTTTGGCCGCTAACTACCGCCCCGAATAAATGATAAGAAAAAAAGCTGGAGACGACGCCGTCTTCAGCTTTTTTAGCTTCCCTCACTTAATCAACGGCCCGTCGAGTAGGTTGGGGCGCACTCACTCCTATTTTCTCCATAAGAAGTCGATCAGGTAGCGGTC
The nucleotide sequence above comes from Limosilactobacillus fermentum. Encoded proteins:
- a CDS encoding chorismate mutase: MAELEQLRNQINQVDERLVALLKQRFEIVEAVARTKQASGAPVFDPTRERAVLKRVVDLVANEDYQPAVAQVFTTIMDQAKQLERKKLC
- a CDS encoding Cof-type HAD-IIB family hydrolase, which gives rise to MSLPFQAVTFDMDATFVHDDKSYDHARFERILSQLEDQGVKVIVSSGNQYECLTNYFPDTKERLYFVSENGAHVVYQGQDLVQTTVEQAVADEVIRFLCNDLKITPSLSGVKHGYVYAKLPAATLRRQQFYFPNHVLVDDYKDLPADRYYQLSFLLDPAKVDEQLAALQDRFGNQVRITPSGNGSVDVTVPGINKATALNDLLSSWGLSGADLIAFGDGGNDAEMLKLAKFGYAMKNAGPVAIAAANHRTALDNNHDGVLAVLEDYLTNQG
- the aroC gene encoding chorismate synthase, producing the protein MLTYLTAGESHGPQGTAIIEGIPAGLAIDVDQINADLASRQGGYGRGSRQQIEHDQVEILGGVRHGLTLGSPITLVVKNRDHAHWSSIMHPTSPATAENTLRKVERPRPGHADLVGGMKYRHRDLRNVLERSSARETAIRVAVGNVCEQLLAALGVTLVGYVQAIGPVDTDLTKPQTVSEIKDAITQNDLRILAQDRVAELHDLIDQTRRAGDTLGGWIRVVVNGMPAGIGSYVSWDTKLDGQLAAAVMGVNAMKGVSIGDGFEISRHPGSQGMDEISHDADGYHRLSNHLGGLEGGMTNGMPLIINAAMKPIPTLYKALKTVNVVTKEVEKASVERSDTTAIVPASIVIENVVAIELAKALTNSFNADNLARLQEQLAAYREELRGY
- a CDS encoding peptide MFS transporter, whose translation is MDRQTDTAFFGQPRGLSTLFFTVMWERFSYYGMRAILLFYMYYAVTKGGLGINQTTAASIMSIYGSLVYISTIVGGWLADRVWGTRRTVFLGGFSIMLGHICLSLPFGVSALYGSIVFIVIGSGLLNPSASSMVGDLYAENDRRRDAGFSMFVFGINLGAVVAPWAVPWAAGGFGLHLFGSEQNFHAGFALAAIGMFFGLLQYIWDGKKYLPEGSLTPDDPLTEAEKKTVIKWAAVIVIALVAVLGLMAVFHSFNVNGVINLITMIAIAMPIVYFVMMLHSKKVTKLERKRVVAYIPLFIAAAIFWGIEESGSVVLALFAEQRTVLHIGGWHFAAANFQTLNPLFIMLLTPAFVLLWDHWKKQPTSPGKFAWALVFSGLSYVWMAIPGMLFGTAGRVSPLWLVGSWFLVEIGEMLNSPIGLSVTTKLAPKAFKSQMMSLWYMADSVGQAVNAQIVKYYSSATEVPYFIAVGVVSIAFGIILMFFVKRIHNLMGGVD
- a CDS encoding MFS transporter yields the protein MESNLTVKAPTIHRARLAWLLYINYFIHGFGLIILAQNMTSLGAAWNSPLKIVSFVISGVGIGRLLSYLITGFLADLFSRKAFVLLGMSAYLAFAIGIPFSHNIYVAYFFAILAGIANSALDAGTYTTFVELNGGNGAATILIKAFMSAGEFVLPLLIAQLTANGLWFGWSFMTMAALVVINFVLILPLSFPLPNQSPAQEGSGEKKVKPNWVTTIALVLYGYTSMAVMIWFTQWISLFAADSLNFSDGQAHFLLSLYSLGSISGVMLIFALLKRNVKETHLLISMNVIAVLALLGVLVGTSTVMVQVASFVFGISAAGGIMQVGLTLFMRFFPHHRGMVTGVYYFFGSIASFTVPLITGVLSTTSMRAAMTGDLVVGLIGSALMLVVLISERGRHHG